A single Methylomonas sp. AM2-LC DNA region contains:
- a CDS encoding filamentous haemagglutinin family protein has translation MHKSILPIAKPPYSQQKPLVIAIRAMLASGFVVGAGVSPVMANGTQNLPTGPVTVSGSATETLSNNGHTLTVDTSKSNHTVLDWSTFNINPGYTVDFHGASAASVVLNNIGDQNASTIYGTITANEQVYLVNHNGIVFEHGSQVNANTLVATSLGISPETLQTGIANVFSSSNPIAALKAQDNGQNYLQDSHGNYILDSNGNQIPITIGDITVQSGATIKTNAVGGLILLAGNKVENDGTVIADHGQVIMAAAQDKVYLQDSKDPNVRGMLVEVGTGGSVTNTGTVLAQTGNVSMIGFAVNQSGVVSATTSVALNGSVRLMAEEGVSTTSTGVLQGLSTQRSVALADGLATNATVTLHDKSITAVELDDSGGRVIAGQTQPKSYIEISAHNVDLLKGSTVQARAGNVNIEAWETPQTLSNANGSFTLPAGNGEIYMEAGSNIDVSGMQNVAESVAENIVSIKLQSNELSNSPLQRNGLLYGQTVYVDTRDASMSYLNGVINAATVPIANIIGSVQNVTSNIAERSTAGGTINLNSSGDVVLNVGSTLNFSGGSIAYQSGYVTTTELVSNNQIYSIGTASPNLIYTGISNHTVYESGYVQGAAGGSLNITGYAALLDATLQGHTTTGAEQRQSSSWAAGSNVNITLESTTLAQQDVVFSQTNSGLTLDVSNQLPLQGTTSNPVALNLNASMLNNSGVQNLTLNTTGQLTINAGTHLVLPDAGKLNLTASNFTVDGSIVAPSGTVNLNYTPTQVNGVTPSGEINFGSDASINVSGVWINDWLDGFQQHALSQVAINGGTVNLTGGSINLAAGSSILANGGAWEKNTGAVTGGKGGAISLNAGGEFATLTLNGNGQLSAFGLTQNGSLAIQADQIVIGDQLPVNNSGHPLLLGTDFFKSGGFSSYNLTSTFYGLNVEKNFTLDLQQTNLQLNAAASFAATGTQLTAITTPHQLADSLRTPVNLSLTYAGNYTYNGIEQDLTVGAGALIQTDPLANVTLTSNSSIYVDGTINAPAGNISLNTKIAPIDPGYVASQGIWLGAGSQLLARGAYVSQTNANGLNSGTIYAGGNVSLQATRGSIFTEAEIAATATTPKLSAALIDVSGSSGVSNILQSNGNGIVSVAQKTPSAGGVISLVSGEGIYADGTLKAQSGGGNAAGGSLLVNINSVLINPATSGAAASGYPNLPSLLYLTTSDANNAPLEGHAVNSAMADQAWLKTSVLNTGGFASLTLKTDAQRTNTLTSNAIIFDGNVDLVASQQIILDSPMLQTDAANQQITLEAPYVALGSSLVNNGAIASNILAAAATGGTGHLTVKDGLGYAQGIDLIGGLSFNGFNQVTLNSQGDVRMRGDLDPEYHNQQYLGELNLIGNLTINAKRIYPATLTDYTINVSQTVTFGSTGTDTSPLLTAGGNLTVNAADIYQQTNLEVPFGTLSLNASDILDLQAGSVTSVSGLGTVVPFGVGSGGSLWEYPLNANGQHNLVIYDKGTNNLPQKLLELTGNTVNLETGATLNLQGGGNLYAYEFIAGAGGSTDVLNTTVSNQFAVVPGIDNILTPYDPQQYSSSGLTAMGQSVYLNAASGLAAGWYTILPAHYALLPGAYLITPEAGTLGQTQTTTNSAGASIVAGYYGVAGTTIQNALSQGFEVQSGSIFTGSLSYNANGNLVTNTNVNTPSQFNAYLASTSIASMAAQFGNSVPQLPQDGGGLQLAAAAALTLDATLLAGPAANGLGGQVDISANKLEVVGSAQDLPTLPSGTVGLLVSQLNTFNAPSLLLGGKRNFNNGEVLTTTAQTVTVLGDVKNDNALQGQEILLAATDLVKVESGAQVSSTGAATGVAAGTIRVENSDGTSSDGALLRVSSAGQVVVNRNLPLTGTGGVLEVDQGATLLAKGSMLLDATQNTIFKGSIDANSGGALTLDSSRISLGDIHASRPGLVLASLPSNFSDLVLNSRGNLDIYGSFNFGAKNVSISAADINGFGNNGKTSTITATGQLNVSNSNGAVSLYHSDTTPKSGSLVLKAEDIQLGSGNYAITGFDNVTMTATHAINGQGAAINTATGTSSTAAPAVLSVAGNLLMTAAHFSGGNGATTTINTGNYDVTLQSPASNNTAALSTGLGVSWTINAAEIDSGSAPPLPSANSTQIVNGARFDLPSGSLNLNASKGDINLYTGTAIDLSGRSVTFANANKYTPGGNLTLVANAGTVNVQNGTSVNLAGAVQVNNGVKQQVSNAGSLNVQAAVFNWNGVIDATGGSSVLASGVNAGNLQMNVQSFDNFKDDTLVGFSALNSLAYKAGFRNKLILEQQQGDVSIATKDVVNANLFQLLADQGSVTIDGSINASGVTAGNVSIYGENGITLAGSINAYATGVGNAGGSVTLDSVARNGNDAGNGQLDLSAHSGSINVAAGAGGTGGSVLLRTGRNDTNDTVSVTAINTQISGTATGAKLEATRVYADINSGTENANIITADNINQWQSDTASFMANAPELVNNSGSLVELMPGIEVRSSGSLALASTAPWDFSGSGWRYGSTQSLPGFLTLRAVGDLDVQASISDGVVNNSIQSGSSWSYDLIAGGSINLASSYYDANNVDTQLVVRTGTGAIQMQSGKDINFNIDTSGNLGVSDDASAVYTVGSSAQLSTSSTIQQIRAAFPDLPAPTDANETTLAYLNSLTPAQQNQVLEYGLLPVSGVGGIYPLAQSPTQGGNISLQAGGNIQGQQTGEQISNWLVTGGYKLTGTTFTYWGINLSGGNTSADANNHNFNQNVGALGGGNVTIQAGANINDLSVMIPNTAKPLGSVASYGRQNAINWTDSTAYVNGGGTLQVTAGNDIVAGQYYVASAAASQGVASLGVANLVSGGSFATDTNNPTSTSIGTILDVGNAVFTLQARNDLNLETALNPTVIVPSKTKATTSAFFSYGTDSAVNLQSIAGNVTLLNDNTAIQTMENLATNGNDPVELTDYPGILSAVAFAGDINIDNSMNLFPSANGSLQLLANGNIGIDPSAPILSTGNVLTITMSDVNPDLIANVQNPVGSFTGATLQNYLNAYNIVFGGTSNLTASQLIAPGSQKPALIVANTGNIAFPSALDASINLPTSANIIAGGNINDFTVALQNQSANDVSLIQASNSINFDTSYDNNGFQTQKSPSPGITIAGPGELQVLAGKNINLGNSQGIDSIGNIYNPALSAAGATIDVFAGVSGQIDYAGFIKAYENQSAYSAELQGLDPLQPQKDLGKLLNVMFQEIRLSSSAAAAAPENQRYALYQQGFDAIHTLFPSATYSGSLNMVFSQITTEMGGDINLVTPGGGINVGLAGAESGNQKTADQLGILVQQQGALNILTQGDMNVNQSRVFTEGGGAVTAWSSQGSIDAGNGARSALAAAQATTVVSPDGQTTTSFSPTIAGSGIQAVGGGNVYLAAPFGVVNAGEAGISGNDIVIAATAVVGASNISASGSTSGVPTAVVSPPVTGADGAAAAVTKSSAATSLADNNSNNDSADTKQKNTVSILTTDVVGYGKCSVGDVKSGVNGCGS, from the coding sequence ATGCATAAATCTATACTACCCATAGCCAAACCACCCTATAGCCAACAAAAACCGTTGGTGATTGCCATTCGTGCGATGCTGGCCAGTGGTTTTGTAGTGGGTGCAGGTGTTTCCCCTGTGATGGCAAATGGTACCCAAAATTTGCCTACGGGACCCGTAACGGTTTCTGGAAGTGCAACCGAGACTTTAAGTAACAATGGACATACTTTAACAGTTGATACCTCTAAGAGTAATCACACTGTTCTGGATTGGTCCACGTTCAATATTAATCCTGGCTATACTGTCGATTTCCATGGTGCTTCTGCAGCATCAGTTGTTTTAAACAATATTGGTGATCAAAACGCTAGCACCATTTATGGCACGATAACGGCCAATGAACAAGTGTATTTGGTCAATCATAACGGTATTGTGTTTGAGCATGGCTCACAGGTAAATGCCAATACTTTGGTCGCCACTAGCTTGGGTATTAGTCCTGAGACCTTGCAAACTGGTATTGCCAATGTATTTAGCAGTAGCAATCCTATTGCTGCTCTTAAGGCTCAGGATAATGGACAAAATTATCTACAGGATAGCCACGGTAATTATATATTGGATAGTAACGGTAATCAGATCCCGATTACCATAGGCGATATCACCGTACAATCCGGAGCCACGATAAAAACTAACGCAGTAGGTGGTTTGATTTTGCTGGCGGGTAATAAAGTTGAAAACGACGGTACTGTGATTGCAGATCATGGTCAGGTGATTATGGCTGCCGCACAGGACAAAGTCTATTTACAGGATAGCAAAGATCCTAATGTACGTGGTATGTTGGTAGAAGTGGGTACGGGCGGGTCGGTAACCAATACGGGAACAGTTCTGGCGCAGACTGGCAATGTCAGTATGATTGGTTTTGCAGTTAACCAGAGTGGTGTTGTCTCTGCTACCACGTCAGTGGCCTTAAATGGTTCGGTGCGTCTGATGGCAGAAGAGGGTGTAAGTACAACCAGTACCGGTGTACTGCAAGGCCTTAGCACCCAACGTAGCGTGGCATTGGCTGATGGTTTAGCCACCAATGCCACCGTAACTTTGCATGATAAAAGTATTACCGCCGTGGAATTGGATGATTCTGGTGGTCGTGTTATCGCTGGGCAGACACAGCCTAAATCCTATATCGAAATCAGTGCTCATAATGTTGATTTGCTAAAGGGTTCTACCGTTCAGGCGCGAGCCGGAAATGTCAATATAGAAGCTTGGGAAACGCCGCAAACATTGTCAAATGCGAATGGTTCTTTCACATTGCCGGCCGGTAATGGTGAGATTTATATGGAAGCCGGTAGTAATATTGATGTATCCGGGATGCAGAATGTAGCAGAATCGGTGGCTGAGAATATCGTCAGTATTAAGCTGCAATCCAATGAGTTAAGCAATTCGCCTTTGCAGCGCAATGGTCTGCTGTATGGGCAAACCGTATATGTCGATACCCGTGATGCCAGTATGAGCTACTTGAATGGTGTGATAAATGCTGCTACGGTGCCTATCGCTAATATTATTGGTTCTGTACAGAATGTTACCAGCAATATTGCTGAGCGCAGTACGGCGGGTGGAACCATTAATCTAAACTCTTCGGGGGATGTCGTATTAAATGTGGGAAGTACGCTTAATTTTTCGGGCGGCTCCATTGCCTACCAAAGTGGTTATGTAACGACGACCGAGTTAGTGTCTAACAACCAGATATATAGTATAGGTACAGCCAGTCCCAATCTAATTTACACCGGTATTTCTAATCACACTGTTTATGAATCAGGCTATGTACAAGGTGCGGCCGGAGGTAGTTTAAATATTACGGGTTACGCGGCTTTGCTGGATGCAACTTTGCAAGGTCACACCACCACAGGAGCAGAGCAACGTCAGTCGAGTAGCTGGGCTGCAGGCAGTAATGTCAATATCACCCTAGAAAGTACAACGCTGGCGCAACAGGATGTGGTGTTCAGCCAAACCAATAGTGGTTTGACTTTGGATGTAAGCAATCAACTACCTTTGCAAGGGACTACTAGCAATCCAGTGGCCTTAAATCTGAATGCCAGTATGCTGAATAACTCTGGGGTGCAAAATTTAACGCTTAACACTACGGGTCAACTTACCATTAATGCAGGTACACATCTAGTGCTACCGGATGCAGGCAAACTTAATTTGACTGCCTCAAATTTTACAGTTGATGGCAGTATTGTTGCGCCTTCGGGAACAGTTAACTTAAATTACACGCCAACGCAAGTCAACGGCGTTACGCCTTCGGGTGAGATTAATTTCGGCAGTGATGCCAGCATCAATGTCAGTGGTGTGTGGATTAACGACTGGCTGGATGGATTTCAGCAACATGCATTAAGCCAGGTGGCTATTAATGGCGGTACTGTTAACTTGACAGGTGGTTCAATTAATTTGGCTGCGGGTAGTAGCATACTCGCTAATGGTGGCGCTTGGGAGAAAAACACTGGAGCTGTCACTGGTGGTAAGGGTGGCGCAATTAGTTTGAATGCCGGTGGTGAATTTGCAACGCTTACCTTAAACGGCAATGGTCAGTTATCGGCTTTTGGCTTGACGCAGAATGGTAGTCTGGCTATACAGGCGGATCAAATCGTTATTGGCGATCAATTGCCCGTAAATAATTCGGGCCATCCGCTATTACTAGGTACTGATTTTTTCAAATCGGGCGGTTTTTCCAGTTATAACCTGACTTCGACCTTCTATGGTTTGAATGTGGAAAAAAACTTTACCCTGGATTTACAACAAACCAATCTACAACTTAATGCCGCCGCCAGTTTTGCCGCTACTGGAACGCAATTAACGGCTATAACTACACCGCATCAGTTGGCAGACAGCTTACGTACGCCTGTTAATCTAAGTCTAACCTATGCGGGTAATTATACTTATAACGGCATAGAACAGGATTTAACCGTAGGAGCCGGTGCTTTAATACAGACGGACCCTCTGGCAAATGTTACGTTAACCTCTAATAGCTCTATTTATGTTGATGGCACTATCAATGCGCCAGCGGGCAATATTAGTTTAAATACCAAAATAGCACCGATCGATCCAGGCTATGTCGCTTCTCAGGGGATCTGGCTCGGAGCAGGTAGTCAGTTGCTAGCACGCGGTGCCTATGTATCACAAACCAATGCCAATGGTTTGAACAGCGGCACTATCTATGCTGGCGGTAATGTGTCGTTACAAGCCACACGGGGCTCTATTTTTACAGAGGCGGAGATAGCTGCTACGGCAACTACACCTAAACTTTCTGCGGCACTGATAGATGTTTCCGGTAGTTCGGGAGTCAGCAATATCTTGCAAAGCAACGGCAATGGCATAGTCAGCGTTGCGCAGAAGACACCCTCGGCAGGTGGTGTCATTAGTTTGGTTAGTGGTGAAGGTATTTATGCGGATGGCACTCTCAAAGCCCAATCGGGTGGAGGAAATGCGGCGGGTGGCAGTTTGTTGGTGAATATAAACAGCGTGCTTATTAATCCGGCGACTTCCGGTGCAGCGGCTAGCGGTTATCCAAATTTGCCCAGTTTGTTATATCTAACTACCTCAGATGCTAACAACGCCCCTTTAGAGGGACATGCAGTTAATTCGGCAATGGCGGATCAGGCCTGGTTAAAAACCAGTGTATTGAATACGGGTGGTTTTGCTTCGCTGACCTTAAAAACGGATGCGCAGCGGACCAATACACTTACCAGTAATGCCATTATTTTTGACGGTAATGTCGATTTAGTAGCCAGTCAGCAAATTATTCTCGATAGTCCGATGTTGCAAACTGATGCTGCCAATCAACAAATTACCCTGGAAGCGCCTTATGTGGCCTTGGGTTCTAGTTTGGTGAATAATGGCGCAATTGCTTCCAATATTTTGGCCGCTGCAGCGACCGGTGGTACGGGGCATTTAACGGTTAAGGATGGCCTAGGTTACGCGCAAGGCATCGACTTGATCGGTGGTTTGAGCTTTAATGGTTTCAATCAGGTGACGCTGAACAGTCAGGGTGATGTGCGCATGCGCGGTGATCTTGATCCTGAATATCATAATCAGCAGTATTTGGGCGAACTCAATCTAATCGGTAACTTGACTATCAATGCCAAGCGCATTTATCCAGCTACCCTGACAGATTACACCATTAATGTATCCCAAACTGTCACGTTTGGCTCTACGGGTACCGACACTAGCCCGTTATTAACGGCGGGCGGCAATTTGACAGTCAATGCCGCTGATATTTATCAGCAAACAAATCTGGAAGTGCCTTTTGGCACTTTAAGCCTTAATGCTAGTGACATACTGGATTTACAAGCAGGTAGTGTTACCTCGGTTTCCGGTTTGGGTACGGTGGTGCCGTTTGGTGTTGGTTCGGGTGGTTCGCTATGGGAATATCCATTGAATGCTAATGGTCAGCATAATCTGGTTATTTACGATAAAGGCACCAATAATTTGCCGCAAAAATTATTAGAATTGACAGGCAATACCGTGAACTTGGAGACAGGTGCTACGCTAAATTTGCAAGGCGGTGGTAATCTGTATGCCTACGAATTTATAGCCGGTGCCGGTGGTAGTACTGATGTGTTAAATACAACAGTGAGTAACCAGTTTGCCGTGGTACCCGGTATTGATAATATTCTTACTCCATACGATCCGCAGCAATACAGTAGCTCTGGACTGACGGCCATGGGACAGAGTGTTTATCTTAATGCTGCCAGTGGTTTAGCAGCGGGTTGGTATACTATCTTGCCTGCCCATTACGCCTTGTTGCCCGGAGCCTATCTGATTACGCCGGAAGCGGGAACCTTGGGGCAAACGCAAACGACTACCAATTCGGCAGGCGCTTCAATCGTTGCAGGTTATTATGGGGTGGCTGGCACTACTATCCAAAATGCCTTGAGTCAAGGTTTTGAAGTGCAATCAGGTTCAATTTTTACCGGTTCGCTTTCCTATAATGCTAACGGTAATCTTGTCACCAATACCAATGTCAACACGCCTAGCCAGTTTAATGCCTATCTTGCCAGTACTTCTATCGCTTCAATGGCTGCGCAGTTTGGAAACAGTGTGCCACAGTTACCACAAGATGGTGGCGGTTTACAACTTGCCGCAGCGGCAGCATTAACTTTAGATGCTACTTTATTAGCAGGTCCTGCCGCTAATGGTTTGGGTGGTCAGGTCGACATCAGTGCCAATAAGCTGGAAGTGGTTGGCAGCGCACAAGATTTGCCGACTCTTCCTTCCGGAACAGTAGGATTACTTGTCAGTCAGTTAAATACTTTTAATGCGCCCAGTTTGTTATTAGGCGGTAAGCGTAACTTTAATAATGGCGAAGTGCTAACCACGACTGCACAAACGGTGACTGTCTTGGGTGATGTTAAGAATGATAACGCATTACAAGGCCAGGAAATTTTATTGGCAGCTACTGATCTGGTTAAGGTTGAAAGTGGGGCGCAAGTTTCCAGTACAGGCGCTGCCACAGGTGTCGCTGCAGGTACTATTCGAGTGGAAAACAGCGATGGCACCAGCAGTGATGGTGCTTTGTTACGTGTTTCTTCTGCCGGGCAAGTGGTGGTGAATCGAAATTTACCCTTAACTGGAACCGGTGGGGTTTTAGAGGTGGACCAGGGGGCAACTTTGCTGGCAAAAGGCTCAATGCTGCTGGATGCTACACAAAATACTATTTTTAAAGGCAGTATTGATGCAAATAGTGGTGGCGCGTTAACTTTGGATTCCAGTCGTATCAGTCTGGGCGATATACACGCCTCCAGACCAGGATTGGTGTTAGCCAGTTTGCCAAGTAATTTTAGTGATTTAGTGCTGAATAGTCGCGGCAATCTGGATATCTATGGTTCCTTTAATTTTGGCGCTAAAAACGTCAGTATTTCTGCAGCAGACATAAATGGCTTTGGAAACAATGGTAAAACATCAACAATTACCGCAACTGGACAGTTAAATGTGTCTAATAGTAATGGTGCGGTGTCTTTATATCATAGCGATACTACTCCCAAAAGTGGTAGTTTGGTATTGAAAGCCGAAGACATTCAGTTGGGCAGTGGAAACTATGCCATAACCGGTTTTGACAATGTCACTATGACTGCTACACATGCCATTAATGGCCAAGGTGCAGCGATAAATACAGCCACTGGTACAAGTAGCACGGCTGCCCCAGCTGTATTATCTGTGGCGGGTAATCTGCTGATGACTGCAGCACATTTTAGCGGTGGAAATGGTGCGACCACTACCATTAATACTGGAAACTACGATGTCACGCTGCAAAGTCCTGCTAGTAATAATACAGCCGCTTTGTCAACTGGTTTGGGTGTTAGTTGGACGATAAACGCTGCTGAGATTGATAGTGGTAGCGCTCCGCCTCTGCCAAGCGCTAACAGTACGCAGATCGTGAATGGGGCTCGCTTCGATTTACCCTCTGGTAGCCTGAACCTTAATGCCAGCAAGGGTGATATTAATCTGTATACCGGTACAGCTATCGATTTGTCCGGACGTAGCGTGACTTTTGCTAACGCTAACAAATATACGCCAGGTGGTAATCTGACTTTGGTTGCCAATGCAGGTACTGTTAATGTGCAAAACGGTACCAGTGTTAATCTGGCAGGTGCTGTGCAGGTCAATAATGGGGTTAAGCAACAGGTTAGCAATGCCGGTAGTTTAAATGTGCAGGCGGCTGTATTTAACTGGAATGGTGTTATAGATGCTACAGGTGGCTCCAGTGTCTTAGCCAGTGGTGTGAATGCGGGCAATTTACAGATGAATGTACAAAGCTTTGATAATTTTAAGGATGATACGCTGGTTGGTTTTTCAGCACTCAATTCCTTGGCCTATAAAGCCGGTTTTCGAAATAAGCTGATTTTGGAGCAGCAGCAAGGGGATGTCAGCATAGCAACAAAGGATGTGGTTAATGCCAATCTTTTTCAGCTATTAGCAGATCAAGGTTCTGTCACAATTGACGGTAGTATTAATGCGTCAGGAGTCACTGCCGGTAATGTCTCAATTTATGGGGAAAACGGTATTACTTTAGCGGGTAGCATTAATGCCTACGCTACAGGTGTTGGTAATGCTGGTGGTAGTGTTACGCTGGATAGTGTGGCGCGAAATGGTAATGATGCGGGTAACGGTCAATTGGATTTGTCTGCACATAGCGGTTCCATAAATGTGGCAGCTGGTGCGGGTGGCACGGGCGGGTCTGTGTTATTACGCACAGGGCGTAACGATACAAATGATACTGTGTCAGTAACTGCTATCAACACGCAGATCAGTGGTACAGCCACAGGTGCAAAGCTTGAGGCTACCCGGGTCTATGCGGATATTAATTCCGGTACTGAAAATGCTAACATCATTACCGCAGACAATATCAATCAGTGGCAAAGCGATACGGCCAGTTTTATGGCAAATGCACCTGAATTGGTGAATAACAGTGGTAGCTTGGTTGAATTGATGCCAGGGATTGAAGTGCGTAGCTCGGGCAGTTTGGCCTTGGCCTCTACTGCTCCCTGGGATTTTTCGGGTAGCGGCTGGCGCTATGGTAGTACCCAAAGTTTGCCCGGTTTTCTGACTTTAAGAGCGGTCGGAGATCTGGATGTACAGGCCAGTATCAGTGATGGTGTGGTAAACAACAGCATACAATCGGGTTCATCCTGGAGTTATGATTTGATTGCTGGCGGTAGTATCAATCTGGCTTCATCGTACTATGATGCAAACAATGTAGATACTCAGTTAGTGGTGCGTACCGGTACCGGTGCTATTCAGATGCAGTCTGGAAAGGACATTAATTTCAATATCGATACGTCGGGTAACTTGGGGGTGAGTGATGATGCCTCTGCCGTGTATACAGTTGGCTCATCTGCACAGCTATCAACAAGCAGTACTATTCAGCAAATACGGGCAGCCTTTCCTGATTTGCCTGCGCCAACTGATGCTAATGAAACTACATTGGCTTATTTAAATAGCTTAACCCCAGCACAACAAAATCAAGTCTTGGAATATGGGTTGTTGCCAGTTTCTGGTGTGGGAGGTATCTATCCTCTTGCTCAGTCGCCCACTCAGGGGGGGAATATCAGTTTGCAAGCGGGTGGTAACATTCAGGGTCAACAAACGGGCGAGCAAATCTCTAATTGGTTAGTCACTGGTGGTTATAAGCTTACGGGAACTACATTCACCTATTGGGGTATTAATTTAAGCGGTGGAAATACCAGTGCCGATGCTAATAATCATAATTTTAATCAAAATGTGGGTGCCTTGGGTGGTGGAAATGTCACTATACAAGCAGGTGCAAATATCAATGATTTGTCTGTGATGATTCCCAATACAGCCAAGCCTTTGGGTAGTGTCGCTTCCTACGGACGCCAGAATGCCATTAACTGGACAGACAGCACAGCTTACGTTAATGGTGGTGGTACTCTGCAAGTGACAGCAGGCAACGACATTGTTGCTGGTCAGTATTATGTTGCGTCTGCTGCTGCCAGTCAGGGCGTGGCTAGTTTGGGTGTCGCCAATCTAGTGTCTGGAGGTAGTTTTGCAACAGATACTAACAACCCGACCTCGACTAGCATAGGCACTATTTTGGATGTTGGCAATGCCGTTTTTACGCTTCAGGCAAGGAATGATCTTAATCTGGAAACCGCATTAAATCCAACGGTGATTGTACCGTCTAAAACAAAAGCAACGACTTCCGCATTTTTTAGTTACGGTACAGATAGTGCGGTTAATTTGCAGTCAATTGCAGGAAATGTGACCTTACTAAATGATAATACTGCAATTCAGACCATGGAAAATCTTGCTACAAATGGCAACGATCCAGTTGAGTTAACCGATTATCCAGGCATACTCAGTGCGGTGGCTTTTGCGGGTGATATTAATATCGATAACTCGATGAATTTGTTTCCCTCAGCAAACGGATCATTGCAATTACTGGCAAATGGCAATATTGGTATTGATCCCTCTGCACCTATTTTGTCTACAGGCAATGTGTTAACTATCACTATGTCTGATGTTAATCCTGATCTGATAGCAAACGTACAAAACCCAGTAGGTAGCTTTACAGGGGCTACGCTGCAAAATTATTTGAATGCTTATAACATTGTTTTTGGGGGGACTAGTAATTTAACCGCCAGTCAATTGATTGCGCCAGGTTCGCAAAAACCAGCGCTTATCGTTGCTAACACCGGTAATATTGCGTTTCCAAGTGCTTTAGATGCCAGTATTAATTTACCTACTTCGGCCAATATTATTGCGGGTGGGAATATTAACGATTTTACCGTAGCACTGCAGAATCAATCCGCTAATGATGTCAGTTTGATACAGGCGAGTAACAGTATTAATTTTGATACCAGTTATGATAATAATGGTTTTCAAACCCAAAAGAGTCCTTCTCCTGGAATCACTATTGCCGGGCCGGGTGAATTGCAAGTGCTGGCTGGAAAAAATATCAATCTGGGAAACTCGCAGGGTATAGATTCCATAGGCAATATTTATAATCCTGCTTTAAGTGCCGCGGGTGCCACTATTGATGTATTTGCGGGTGTTTCCGGGCAGATTGATTATGCTGGCTTTATCAAGGCTTACGAAAATCAAAGTGCTTACAGTGCTGAATTGCAGGGGCTTGATCCGCTACAACCGCAAAAAGATCTGGGTAAATTGTTGAATGTGATGTTTCAGGAAATCAGATTGTCTTCCTCTGCGGCAGCAGCTGCGCCGGAAAATCAGCGTTATGCGCTTTATCAGCAGGGTTTTGATGCCATTCATACCTTATTCCCCAGTGCGACTTACTCAGGTAGTTTGAATATGGTGTTTAGCCAGATTACTACTGAAATGGGTGGTGATATTAATTTGGTGACACCGGGTGGTGGTATTAATGTGGGATTGGCTGGCGCAGAAAGTGGTAATCAAAAGACAGCTGATCAGTTGGGTATTCTGGTACAACAGCAAGGCGCTTTGAATATTCTTACGCAAGGCGATATGAATGTTAATCAGTCCCGAGTGTTTACTGAGGGAGGCGGCGCGGTGACTGCATGGTCTTCCCAAGGCAGTATTGATGCGGGTAATGGAGCGCGTAGTGCTTTGGCTGCGGCACAAGCCACTACTGTGGTTAGCCCCGATGGACAAACCACAACCAGCTTTTCGCCGACTATTGCCGGTAGTGGTATTCAGGCCGTGGGTGGCGGTAATGTCTATTTAGCGGCGCCTTTTGGGGTGGTGAATGCTGGCGAAGCAGGTATTAGTGGTAATGATATCGTTATTGCAGCGACAGCGGTGGTTGGTGCTAGTAATATTTCGGCATCTGGTTCCACTTCCGGTGTACCAACCGCGGTTGTGTCTCCGCCAGTAACAGGTGCGGATGGTGCTGCGGCGGCGGTTACCAAGTCCAGTGCGGCAACCTCATTGGCTGATAACAATAGCAATAATGACTCTGCGGATACCAAGCAAAAAAATACCGTGAGTATTTTGACGACTGATGTGGTTGGCTATGGTAAATGTAGTGTTGGTGATGTTAAAAGTGGCGTCAATGGTTGTGGTTCCTAG